A single Streptomyces sp. 2114.4 DNA region contains:
- a CDS encoding PP2C family protein-serine/threonine phosphatase: MLRRRPPRSASADDLLTTLGRLTAQAREGAEKQRARVELAEALQREMLPNALPGVPGLRAAATYVPARHGLDIGGDWYDGFRLSDGSLAFCIGDVQGHDVEAAAFMGQIRFGLRAVAGHAADPGEVLSRANDLLVSVDCGLFATCTFVRFDPAAWELCSARAGHIPAVWATTDGRSGLADDPGGLPLGILPGERYPVTRHRFATAGAFVLLTDGVVEGPSFPIEAGLTQVTRLVSANADGAPATVAGVAISVAEFTGHTDDSAVLVLRFDATPPGAG, from the coding sequence ATGCTGCGGCGTCGTCCCCCGCGGTCGGCGAGCGCCGACGACCTGCTGACCACGCTCGGACGGCTGACCGCCCAGGCGCGGGAGGGCGCCGAGAAGCAGCGGGCGCGCGTGGAGCTGGCCGAGGCGCTGCAGCGCGAGATGCTGCCGAACGCGCTGCCGGGGGTACCGGGGCTGCGCGCCGCCGCGACCTACGTACCCGCCCGGCACGGACTGGACATCGGGGGCGACTGGTACGACGGTTTCCGTCTGTCCGACGGGTCGCTCGCCTTCTGCATCGGTGATGTGCAGGGGCACGACGTCGAGGCGGCCGCCTTCATGGGACAGATCCGCTTCGGGCTGCGGGCCGTCGCCGGCCATGCCGCCGACCCGGGCGAGGTGCTGAGCCGGGCCAACGACCTGCTGGTCTCGGTCGACTGCGGGCTCTTCGCGACCTGCACCTTCGTCCGCTTCGATCCGGCAGCCTGGGAGCTGTGCAGCGCCCGGGCCGGTCATATACCGGCTGTCTGGGCCACCACCGACGGCCGCTCCGGCCTCGCCGACGACCCCGGGGGCCTGCCGCTGGGCATCCTGCCGGGCGAGCGCTACCCGGTGACCCGCCACCGGTTCGCCACCGCGGGGGCGTTCGTGCTGCTCACCGACGGCGTGGTCGAGGGCCCTTCCTTCCCGATAGAGGCGGGGCTGACCCAGGTGACCCGCCTGGTCAGCGCCAATGCCGACGGTGCCCCGGCCACGGTGGCCGGCGTGGCGATCAGCGTGGCCGAGTTCACCGGGCACACCGATGACTCGGCGGTGCTCGTCCTGCGCTTCGACGCGACCCCGCCCGGAGCCGGGTGA